The Dehalococcoidales bacterium genomic sequence GCCAAGAACCCGGCTTCAACAACGGCAACGAGCGAATACAACGCCGACGCGATTCATGTCCTCGGGGGACGGGAGGCGGTACGCCGCCGGCCCGGCATGTACATCGGCAGCACGGACCAGCGCGGACTGCAGCACCTCATTTACGAGATTGCGTACAACAGCATCGATGAAGCCATGGCCGGTTTCTGCGATAAGGTCAAGGTAACCATTCACGCAGACAATTCCGTCATGGTGGAGGATAACGGGCGTGGTATCCCCGTCGATACCCACCCCACCACCAAGCTCTCCGCCCTGGAGACGGTAATGACCACCCTGCACGCCGGGGCCAAGTTCGGCGGCAAGACCTATCAGGTATCCGGCGGGTTACACGGGGTCGGCGCTTCAGTAGTGAACGCCCTTTCCCGCTGGCTCACCGTCAGGGTCAAGCGGAACGGCAAGATTTACCAGCAGGAATACAAGCAGGGGATACCACAGACCGGCGTTGTCGAAGTCGGTGAAGCCGGTGAAACAGGCACGACCATTATTTTCCTGGCTGACGAAGAGATATTCGGCGGCGCCAGGTATGACTTTGATACCCTGAGTGAACGCCTGAGAGAGATGGCCTACCTGAATAAAGGGGTGGAAATCTCAATCAAGGATGAAAGGATTGATGACGAACGCACCTTCTACTTTGAGGGGGGACTTACCAGCTTCGTCCGTCACCTCAACCGCAACCGGGTAGTCCGCCACCCCCTGCCCATTTATATCTCGGGTACGGCAAACGGTACCATCGTTGAGGTCGCCCTTCAGTACAATGACGGCTTCACCGAGTCCGTATTCAGCTTTGCCAACTGTGTCAACACCATCGACGGGGGCAGCCACCTCACCGGTTTCCGCACGGCGCTGACCCGCGTTCTCAACGATTACGCCCGTAAAAGCAAGCTCATCAAGGAAGATGAGCCCAACCTCACCGGAGAGGACGTCCGGGAAGGTCTCACCGCCGTCATCAGCGTTAAGCTTACCGAGCCGCAGTTCGAGGGGCAGACCAAGGCTAAATTAGGCAATCCTGAGACCAAGGGCGCCGTAGAGGTGGCAATGGGCGAAGGTTTATCCCTCTACCTTGAAGAGCACCCCGACGACCTCAAGAAGATCATCGAAAAGTGTCTGCTCGCCGCTAAAGCCAGAGAAGCCGCCCGTAAGGCGCGCGATTTGATTGTCCGCAAGAGCGGACTCTATGCCGGTACGCTCCCCGGGAAGCTGGCGGAATGCTCCGAAAAAGACCCCGCTCACTGCGAGCTGTACCTGGTTGAGGGAGACTCCGCGGGTGGCTCCGCCAAGCAGGGCCGGAACCGCCGCTTTCAGGCTATCCTGCCGCTGCGCGGTAAGATACTCAACGTGGAAAAAGCCCCGCCGGACAAGATACTGGCCCATGAGGAAATCCGGGCTATCATTACGGCGCTGGGGGCCGGCCTCGATGATGAGTTAGACCTGGCCCGGCTCCGCTACCACCGCGTCATCCTGATGACGGACGCTGATGTTGACGGTTCGCACATCCGCACCCTGTTGCTGACTTTCTTCTTCCGCCACATGATGGAGCTGATTCACCACGGGCACCTGTTTATCGCCCAGCCACCTCTTTACCGCGTCAAGTCCGCCAGGACCGAGCAATGGCTCTACTCGGAGCAGGAAAAAGAGGAAGCCCTGCGCGGGCTGAAAGGCACCCGGAATGTGGACGTCCAGCGCTACAAGGGCCTGGGCGAGATGAGCGCCGAGCAGCTCTGGGAGACCACGATGAACCCGGACACCCGCACCCTGATCACGGTAAACATTGACGATGCGGCCAAGGCTGACCAGGTGTTCAATATGCTGATGGGTGATGAAGTCCCGCCCCGAAAGGCCTTCATCCAGGCACACGCCAAGAGCGTCAAGAACCTGGATGTTTAGTGCCCTGCCCTGATGTGCATTGAGCCAATACAGCGCGAAGATGATGTCTTGTCATTCTGGCGAAGCTTGTCCCGTACCGCGTTACGGGAGCCAGAATCCAGTTTCCAGCTCCACCCCTCTGGAGAGGCTGTCTGAAAACGACGAATTGTCATACTGAGTACATTCGCTACGCTCAATATAAACTCCGCAAAGTATCTGGGTTGGGGGAGGCATTTGATTGCGTATCAACTCCACCCCCGGATTCTTCAGTCGCTCCGCTCCTTCAGAATGACATTTTTGGGCAGCCTCCGACAGTCTTTGATATGTTTCATAAACAACGTGTTTTCAGACTGATGCCCTGCTTTTCTCTTTCCGCAGTATCACGATGTACTGGTGGGCGATATTGGGCACGTAGGCATAGGGATAGCCGTAGGGTCTCAGCCTGGTACCCGCCTCGTACCACACTATCTCACCCTTGGGAGTAAAGCCCTGCGCCCCGGCTCTGCGGGCGATATCCACATGGGTGAAGATGTACTCGCCGTCCTGGTAGGCGTCCCGGATGATCAGCGCCAGGTATTTCTTCGGCTCCAGGACACGGTAGCACTCGCCCAGGACACGCTCCATGGCGTCCAGATATTCCGCGTAGGTTGACAGGTTAGCCAGGTCAAGCGGGTCATCAGAGCGCATGTCATAATCGGTCTGGCGGTTGGCGAAGTCCCGGTACTGCCCGGTGCACATCGTCTTCTCCAGGTGCCGGTTGTAGGGCGGGTCGGTGGCGATGAACTGGAAGCTTCCTGCGTCAAAGCTTCGCAGCACTTCCAGGCAGTCGCCCTGGATCATTTCATACCGGCGCAGATCTTCTCCACGGGAGTTGCTATCCTCGACTACACGGTGATAGATGTCAATCCACTTCGGGTTGATTTCAATGCCGGTACATTGCCGCGGGGGAGCGGCGATGGCGGCGCCGAGCAGAGTACCGCCCACCCCGGCAAAGGGGTCCAATACACGGTCACCCCCTCTGGTAAAGAACTCAATGAGGTGCTTCATCAGCTCCGGAGGCTTGTTGGCGCCGTGCGCCTTGCGCAGCTCATGCCCGTAGCGGCGGGAGTAAGAGGTGGTCAGCAACGTCTTGGTGAAGTAGAGCCACTCCGCGCCGCCAAGCTCATTGAGGGAATTTTTGGGGTGGGGCACTGCCCGGGTTGTTGCCTGGTAGTTATTGACCCCGTTCTTCTTATAATACTTAAGGAATAACTCGTTAAGCGCCGGGCAGCTTGCGGCTTCGGCGCAGTCATAGCAGTCCGTTACCCGGGCCTGGCAGAACTCTTGAGCTTCTTCCATTGCCTCTCCCGGAGGGTTACCCTGTCCCCGGATACTATCCACTACGATTTACCTCAACGTTTCAGTCATTCAAACTTTTAAGCGGCAGCGCGATGTTCTACGACAACTGCTTTCACTTCAACCTCCCCAATCAGCTTGAGTACAGCTTGTGTTGCTTGATGTATTCGTCTACCGCCTTCGGGACGAGGTGACTGATTGATAGACCCTGAGCTACCCGATTCCTGATTTCCGTGGAGTCAATATCCATCTCCGGTTTATCCAGTAACACCAGCACCCGCGATATTCCCGGAATAGCCTCCTCCAGTGAACGCAAGTCAGGCAGTGAATAGCCGGGCCTGGGTACCACCACCAGACGGCACATCTCAATCAAGCGTGACGGCTCCCGCCAGCGGGGAAGCTGAGCCAGATTGTCCCTCCCCAGAATAAAGAACAGTTCGTCAGCCGGCCCGAGCCGGGACCTCAGTTCACTGATGGTATCAACCGTGTAGGTGGGACCAGCCCGGTCTATTTCCATTGTGGACAGCTTGAAGTAAGGTTTGCCGGCAATCGCCAGGCGGACCATCTGGACGCGGTGCTCCGCGGGCAGAATAGAGTTACCTGCCTTCAACCACGGGTCACCCGCCGGGATGAAAAGCACTTCATCCAGACTCAAGAGGCGTCTGGTCTCTTCAGCGACAACAATATGCCCGTTATGGACCGGGTCAAAAGTGCCGCCCAGTACCCCTGAATTCAACTTTCACCTCCGGTTAATCGAGATTAATTACCACTCCCATTCAACACCGCCACAGCGGACTTTGTCTCCGGGACTGACCCCGGCCTTTTCCAGGGCCTTGCTGACCCCAAGCCTGGATATTTGCTGGCGGAGCTGGCGGCGCACCTCGGGGTTGCCCATATCCACCCGGCTAACAATACGCTCTAGAGCGGGAGCGTTCACAACAAAGGTATCCCCGTCCCGGCTCACGGTCACACCGGCG encodes the following:
- a CDS encoding DNA methyltransferase, with protein sequence MEEAQEFCQARVTDCYDCAEAASCPALNELFLKYYKKNGVNNYQATTRAVPHPKNSLNELGGAEWLYFTKTLLTTSYSRRYGHELRKAHGANKPPELMKHLIEFFTRGGDRVLDPFAGVGGTLLGAAIAAPPRQCTGIEINPKWIDIYHRVVEDSNSRGEDLRRYEMIQGDCLEVLRSFDAGSFQFIATDPPYNRHLEKTMCTGQYRDFANRQTDYDMRSDDPLDLANLSTYAEYLDAMERVLGECYRVLEPKKYLALIIRDAYQDGEYIFTHVDIARRAGAQGFTPKGEIVWYEAGTRLRPYGYPYAYVPNIAHQYIVILRKEKSRASV
- the gyrB gene encoding DNA topoisomerase (ATP-hydrolyzing) subunit B; translation: MAKNPASTTATSEYNADAIHVLGGREAVRRRPGMYIGSTDQRGLQHLIYEIAYNSIDEAMAGFCDKVKVTIHADNSVMVEDNGRGIPVDTHPTTKLSALETVMTTLHAGAKFGGKTYQVSGGLHGVGASVVNALSRWLTVRVKRNGKIYQQEYKQGIPQTGVVEVGEAGETGTTIIFLADEEIFGGARYDFDTLSERLREMAYLNKGVEISIKDERIDDERTFYFEGGLTSFVRHLNRNRVVRHPLPIYISGTANGTIVEVALQYNDGFTESVFSFANCVNTIDGGSHLTGFRTALTRVLNDYARKSKLIKEDEPNLTGEDVREGLTAVISVKLTEPQFEGQTKAKLGNPETKGAVEVAMGEGLSLYLEEHPDDLKKIIEKCLLAAKAREAARKARDLIVRKSGLYAGTLPGKLAECSEKDPAHCELYLVEGDSAGGSAKQGRNRRFQAILPLRGKILNVEKAPPDKILAHEEIRAIITALGAGLDDELDLARLRYHRVILMTDADVDGSHIRTLLLTFFFRHMMELIHHGHLFIAQPPLYRVKSARTEQWLYSEQEKEEALRGLKGTRNVDVQRYKGLGEMSAEQLWETTMNPDTRTLITVNIDDAAKADQVFNMLMGDEVPPRKAFIQAHAKSVKNLDV
- the nadD gene encoding nicotinate-nucleotide adenylyltransferase is translated as MNSGVLGGTFDPVHNGHIVVAEETRRLLSLDEVLFIPAGDPWLKAGNSILPAEHRVQMVRLAIAGKPYFKLSTMEIDRAGPTYTVDTISELRSRLGPADELFFILGRDNLAQLPRWREPSRLIEMCRLVVVPRPGYSLPDLRSLEEAIPGISRVLVLLDKPEMDIDSTEIRNRVAQGLSISHLVPKAVDEYIKQHKLYSS